One segment of Rosa chinensis cultivar Old Blush chromosome 6, RchiOBHm-V2, whole genome shotgun sequence DNA contains the following:
- the LOC112172462 gene encoding co-chaperone protein p23-1: MSRHPIVKWAQRPDTLYITIDLPDAQDVKVKLEPEGKFLFSATTGPEKTPYEVDLDLYDKIDVNESKASIGLRNIRYIVKKAENKWWSRLIKQEGKPPVFLKVDWDKWVDEDEEEGQGLGNDMDFGDMDFSKLNMGGGGDGLDEFDDSSDTEDETAEAAPSASAESDTKPTASMEHEAKPSV; the protein is encoded by the exons CCGACATCCTATTGTCAAGTGGGCTCAGCGGCCTGATACGCTTTACATTACTATCGACTTGCCTGATGCCCAGGATGTAAAGGTCAAACTGGAGCCTGaaggaaagtttctattctCTGCTACCACTGGACCAGAAAAGACACCCTATGAAGTTGATCTCGATCTCTATGACAAAATTGATGTAAAT GAGAGTAAGGCTAGTATTGGCTTGAGAAATATCCGTTACATAGTGAAAAAGGCTGAAAATAAATGGTGGAGCAGATTGATaaaacaagaaggaaaaccTCCTGTGTTCTTGAAAGTTGATTGGGATAAATGGGTagatgaggatgaggaggaaGGCCAAGGAC TTGGAAATGACATGGACTTTGGTGACATGGATTTCTCT AAGCTGAATATGGGTGGTGGGGGCGATGGTCTTGATG AATTCGACGATAGCAGTGACACTGAAGACGAGACCGCTGAAGCAGCACCATCTGCCTCTGCTGAATCTGATACCAAGCCTACTGCAAGTATGGAGCATGAAGCAAAACCTTCAGTCTGA
- the LOC112174862 gene encoding probable F-actin-capping protein subunit beta, producing the protein MEAAMGLMRRMPPKHIDTALSALLSLLPQHSSDLLSQVDQPLQVLCDAEYGKEFILCEYNRDADSYRSPWSNVYHPPLEDGSLPSAELRQLEIEANDIFAVYRDQYYEGGISSVYMWEDDNEGFVGCFLIKKDGSKTGQGRRGYLQEGAWDAIHVVEVGPEEEGTTNYRLTSTVMLSLTTDNESSGTFSLSGSIRRQMNMRLSVQEGHLCNMGKMIEEMESKLRNSLDQVYFGKTKEMVCTLRPPAEVVMRLPDS; encoded by the exons atggaAGCAGCGATGGGTTTGATGCGAAGAATGCCTCCCAAGCACATCGACACCGCTCTCTCCGCgctcctctctcttcttccccagCACTCCTCTGATCTCCTCTCTCAAGTCGATCAGCCACTCCAG GTTTTGTGCGATGCCGAGTATGGCAAGGAGTTCATTTTGTGCGAATATAATAGAGATGCAGACTCCTACAG ATCACCTTGGTCAAATGTATATCATCCACCGTTGGAAGATGGCAGCCTCCCATCGGCGGAGTTGAGGCAACTTGAAATTGAAGCAAACGACATCTTTGCCGTTTATCGTGACCA GTATTATGAGGGTGGCATTTCGTCAGTTTATATGTGGGAGGATGATAATGAAGGCTTCGTAGGCTGCTTTTTAATAAAGAAAG ATGGCTCCAAGACTGGGCAAGGTCGGAGAGGTTATCTGCAGGAGGGGGCATGGGATGCTATACATGTTGTTGAG GTGGGTCCAGAGGAGGAAGGAACAACCAATTACCGTTTAACCAGCACTGTAATGCTATCTTTGACTACCGATAATGAATCATCTGGCACATTCAGTTTGTCTGGATCAATTAGAAGACAG ATGAACATGAGGCTCTCAGTTCAAGAAGGCCATCTGTGTAATATGGGAAAAATGATAGAAGAAATGGAGAGTAAGCTGCGAAACTCACTGGATCAG GTTTACTTTGGGAAGACGAAAGAAATGGTTTGCACTCTAAGACCACCAGCTGAAGTTGTGATGAGACTGCCTGACAGCTGA
- the LOC112171226 gene encoding uncharacterized protein LOC112171226 yields the protein MRWIIGNGKDIKFYTFNWVIDHPLLNYILEDRLHLINIEETVSDYISNNTWNKNKLSSALDPPVVDQILGISLPVMEQQDEYILTLTDAENMLLESNIKKDARALYIIQMGLSNEIFPRVSNEIKAKDAWDVLEKEYRGTTKSVETAFQSLNVSSKGKWKAESSSQQNKPKVEKNWKSTNQKNKGKRESIGIKASQSVPTVRDLGMFKKTAITNACSNHMTANKSLLIDIDTSVTPRVRMDDGNLAQSQGRGTLVVETKKGRMYIKEVMIVPNLAENLLSVGQLIEHGYYVDFGDNSCAMYGKRDRTQQIAKVKMEGNSSFPITLNYSASPSKSVDVSWKHLKEKDMVHGLPIIQEASEICEGCAVGKQHIDSFPKEKAWRASKPLELIHSDVCGPMNTATHGERQSGFLIKTLRSDRGGDYNSKEFDKFCNDLGLERQLTTTYTPQQNGVAKRKNMTIVEMAKSMLHEKGLPYVFWGEAVNTTVYLMNRCPTKAVKDLTPFESLWDWKSKYVQISTLQVGEDNEGEEFEEEAGYFQSHVHSPQPTSPQPPQSQASTPSSTPIRTRSLCDVYASCNFCVTKPETYDEVIKDVAWKKAMVEEISVIEKNSTWDLVNRPSDKIVIGVKWLYKTKLNIDGYIQRNKARLVAKGYSQQPGVDFHETYAPIARLDTIRALIALATQKNWSLYQLDVQSAFLNGVLNEEVYVEQPQGFVTENEEHKVYKLKKALYSLKQAPRAWYGEIDSHFIKDGFQRSENEPTLYIKTKGNTEILIVSIYVDDLVFTGSCEEMVLNFKNEMMKKYEMSDLGLLHYFLGIGVSQSENGIFVSQKKYAKSILEKFGMGGCKFVAIPLIVNEKLSKDDGSKPVDTSVYRSLVGSLLYLTATRPDVMYAASLLSRFMHNPTQMHLGTAKRVLRYIQGSIDFGMMNRKNIKPKLFGFCDSDWSGSLDDSKSTSGYAFTIGSGVFSWGSNKQQSVALSTTEVEYVSAAEATSQAIWLRRILEDFGAI from the exons ATGCGATGGATCATAGGAAACGGAAAGGACATCAAGTTCTATACCTTCAATTGGGTTATTGATCACCCTTTACTGAACTATATCCTTGAGGACAGACTACACTTAATCAACATTGAGGAAACAGTTAGTGACTACATCAGTAACAATACCTGGAATAAGAACAAATTGTCTTCTGCTCTAGACCCACCTGTTGTTGATCAAATCCTTGGAATTTCTCTTCCGGTGATGGAGCAACAGGATGAGTACATCTT GACTTTGACAGATGCAGAGAACATGCTACTGGAAAGCAACATCAAGAAGGATGCCAGAGCTCTCTATATCATTCAAATGGGTCTATCAAATGAGATCTTCCCAAGGGTTTCCAATGAGATAAAAGCCAAGGATGCTTGGGATGTTCTGGAGAAAGAATACAGGGGAACTACAAAG TCTGTTGAAACAGCATTTCAATCCTTGAATGTCAGCTCCAAAGGAAAGTGGAAGGCTGAGTCAAGTTCTCAGCAAAACAAGCCTAAAGTTGAGAAGAACTGGAAGAGtacaaatcagaaaaataaaggcAAAA GGGAATCTATTGGCATAAAGGCAAGCCAAAGTGTTCCAACTGTGAGAGATTTGGGCATGTTCAAAAAGACTGCAATTACAAA TGCTTGTAGCAATCATATGACAGCAAACAAATCTCTACTTATTGACATAGATACTTCGGTGACCCCAAGAGTGAGGATGGATGATGGCAATCTAGCTCAATCTCAAGGTAGAGGTACACTTGTGGTGGAAACAAAGAAGGGTAGAATGTATATCAAGGAAGTGATGATTGTCCCTAATTTGGCTGAGAATTTGTTGAGTGTGGGTCAGCTTATAGAGCATGGCTACTATGTGGATTTTGGAGATAATTCATGTGCTATGTATGGGAAAAGAGATAGAACTCAACAAATTGCTAAGGTGAAAATGGAAGGAAACAGTAGCTTTCCTATCACCTTAAATTACTCTGCATCTCCTTCAAAGAGTGTAGATGTTTCATGGAAG CATCTTAAAGAGAAGGATATGGTGCATGGCTTACCAATTATACAAGAAGCTAGTGAAATCTGTGAAGGGTGTGCAGTTGGCAAGCAACATATAGACTCTTTTCCAAAGGAGAAAGCTTGGAGAGCCTCAAAGCCACTTGAGCTCATACATTCAGATGTTTGTGGACCGATGAATACTGCTACACATGGAG AAAGACAAAGTGGCTTTCTAATTAAGACATTGAGAAGTGATAGAGGTGGCGActacaactcaaaggagttcgACAAGTTCTGTAATGATTTGGGACTTGAAAGACAACTGACAACAACATATACCCCACAGCAAAACGGAGTAGCCAAGAGGAAGAACATGACTATTGTCGAAATGGCAAAGTCCATGTTACATGAAAAAGGATTACCTTATGTTTTCTGGGGAGAAGCAGTCAATACTACTGTGTATTTGATGAATCGTTGTCCCACTAAGGCAGTGAAGGATTTGACACCTTTTGAAT CTTTATGGGACTGGAAAAGCAAATATGTCCAGATTTCGACACTTCAAGTGGGTGAAGATAATGAAGGAGAAGAGTTTGAAGAAGAAGCTGGTTATTTCCAATCTCATGTTCACTCTCCTCAACCAACTAGTCCTCAACCTCCACAATCACAAGCTTCAACTCCTAGCTCAACTCCAATAAGGACGAGAAGTCTCTGTGATGTGTATGCTAGCTGTAACTTCTGTGTTACTAAACCAGAAACTTATGATGAAGTAATCAAAGATGTGGCATGGAAGAAAGCAATGGTGGAAGAAATTTCTGTGATTGAAAAAAATTCAACATGGGATTTGGTGAACAGACCAAGTGACAAAATTGTCATTGGTGTGAAATGGCTCTACAAGACAAAGCTGAACATAGACGGTTACATTCAAAGAAACAAGGCCAGACTTGTGGCTAAAGGGTATTCTCAACAACCAGGTGTTGATTTTCATGAGACTTATGCACCGATTGCACGTTTGGATACAATCAGGGCTCTAATTGCATTGGCAACTCAGAAAAATTGGTCTTTATACCAATTGGATGTCCAGTCAGCCTTCTTGAATGGAGTGTTGAATGAGGAAGTGTATGTTGAACAACCTCAAGGCTTTGTgactgaaaatgaagaacataaAGTTTATAAGTTGAAGAAAGCCTTATATAGCTTGAAGCAAGCTCCTCGTGCATGGTACGGAGAGATTGATTCTCATTTCATCAAAGATGGCTTTCAAAGGAGCGAGAATGAGCCAACCTTGTACATCAAAACTAAAGGTAACACTGAAATTCTCATTGTCTCAATCTATGTTGATGACTTAGTGTTTACTGGAAGTTGTGAGGAAATGGTTCTAAATTTTAAAAatgagatgatgaaaaaatatgAGATGAGTGACTTGGGTCTATTGCATTATTTTCTGGGAATTGGTGTCTCTCAATCTGAAAATGGTATCTTTGTTTCCCAAAAGAAATATGCTAAATCCATTCTTGAGAAATTTGGAATGGGAGGGTGCAAATTTGTTGCTATACCTCTTATTGTGAATGAAAAACTTTCGAAAGATGATGGAAGCAAACCTGTTGACACAAGTGTGTACAGAAGCTTGGTTGGAAGCCTCCTTTATTTGACTGCAACAAGACCTGATGTCATGTATGCAGCAAGTCttttgtctaggttcatgcataatcctacTCAAATGCATCTTGGGACTGCCAAGAGAGTGTTGAGATATATTCAAGggtcaattgattttggaatgatgAATCGAAAGAACATTAAACCGAAGTTATTTGGTTTTTGTGATAGTGACTGGAGTGGGAGTCTGGATGATTCAAAAAGCACATCAGGTTATGCCTTTACAATAGGTTCTGGGGTGTTTTCATGGGGTTCCAACAAGCAACAGAGTGTTGCTTTATCCACAACTGAAGTAGAATATGTATCTGCAGCTGAAGCTACTTCTCAAGCAATTTGGCTGAGAAGAATTCTGGAAGACTTTGGTGCAATCTGA